The following are from one region of the Cloacibacterium normanense genome:
- a CDS encoding ABC transporter ATP-binding protein → MNNTIAIQAEQITKTFGDFTAVDHISFEVKKGEIFGFLGANGAGKTTAMRMFCGLSIPTSGKAMVAGFDVYKNAEEIKKNIGYMSQKFSLYENLSILENLEFFGGIYGLSMREIKQKSKELIEKLGLEQEKNKMVSELPLGWKQKLAFSVAIFHQPEIVFLDEPTGGVDPITRRQFWDLIYDASEQGITIFVTTHYMDEAEYCNRVSIMVDGKIAAIDSPENLKKSFQAKTMDEVFYQLARGAKRSAD, encoded by the coding sequence ATGAACAATACCATCGCCATACAAGCCGAACAAATCACCAAAACATTTGGAGATTTCACTGCGGTAGATCACATTTCCTTTGAAGTAAAAAAAGGTGAAATTTTCGGGTTTCTAGGCGCAAATGGCGCTGGAAAAACTACTGCAATGCGTATGTTTTGTGGCCTCTCTATTCCTACTTCTGGCAAAGCGATGGTTGCTGGATTTGATGTCTATAAAAACGCTGAAGAAATCAAAAAAAATATTGGTTACATGAGTCAAAAGTTTTCTTTGTATGAAAACTTATCCATTTTAGAAAATTTAGAATTCTTTGGCGGAATCTATGGATTAAGCATGAGGGAGATCAAACAAAAAAGCAAAGAACTCATTGAGAAATTAGGTTTAGAACAAGAAAAAAACAAAATGGTTTCCGAACTTCCATTAGGTTGGAAACAGAAACTGGCATTTTCCGTCGCTATTTTTCATCAGCCAGAAATTGTATTTCTAGACGAACCAACTGGTGGTGTAGACCCTATTACCAGAAGACAATTTTGGGACTTAATTTATGATGCTTCAGAACAAGGAATTACCATTTTTGTCACTACGCATTATATGGACGAAGCCGAATATTGCAACCGAGTTTCCATCATGGTTGACGGAAAAATTGCGGCAATTGATTCTCCTGAAAATTTGAAAAAAAGTTTTCAAGCCAAAACCATGGACGAAGTATTTTATCAATTAGCCAGAGGCGCAAAAAGAAGTGCTGATTAA
- a CDS encoding ABC transporter ATP-binding protein, which produces MIEVKNISKSYGEKKQKILAVDNISFSVENGEIFGLIGPDGSGKTSIFRMLTTLLHPDSGSAEIEGLDVVKDYKKIRQILGYMPGKFSLYQDLTVEENLEFFASVFNTSIQENYDLIKDIYQQIEPFKDRKAGKLSGGMKQKLALSCALIHKPKVLFLDEPTTGVDPVSRKEFWEMLKRLKQQGITIVVATPYMDEATLCDRVALMQNGKILKIDTPQNICNSFPEDLYEVKTENIPALIKILKEYETTKNTYAFGEFVHVVIKKEKDFKKETLEKFLQEKRFNKIEINKIEATIEDSFILLLSNNGELKVEN; this is translated from the coding sequence ATGATAGAAGTTAAAAACATATCAAAATCTTACGGCGAAAAAAAACAGAAAATTCTGGCGGTAGATAACATTTCCTTTTCGGTAGAAAATGGAGAAATTTTCGGGTTGATTGGTCCCGATGGAAGTGGCAAAACCTCTATTTTCCGAATGCTGACTACCCTTCTTCATCCAGATTCTGGTTCTGCAGAAATTGAAGGACTTGATGTGGTTAAAGACTACAAGAAAATTCGTCAAATTCTTGGTTATATGCCAGGAAAATTTTCTCTGTATCAAGATTTAACTGTAGAAGAAAATCTAGAATTTTTTGCTAGTGTGTTCAATACAAGTATTCAAGAAAATTATGATTTAATCAAAGATATTTATCAGCAGATTGAACCATTTAAAGACAGAAAAGCAGGGAAACTTTCTGGCGGAATGAAACAAAAATTAGCCCTTTCTTGCGCTCTGATTCACAAACCAAAAGTTCTATTTCTAGACGAACCCACTACTGGAGTAGATCCTGTTTCGAGAAAAGAATTTTGGGAGATGCTGAAACGCTTAAAACAACAAGGCATCACCATCGTGGTAGCAACTCCTTACATGGATGAAGCCACACTCTGTGACAGAGTTGCGCTCATGCAAAACGGGAAAATTTTAAAAATTGACACTCCTCAAAACATTTGCAATAGCTTCCCTGAAGATTTATACGAAGTAAAAACTGAAAATATTCCTGCTCTCATCAAAATCCTTAAAGAATACGAAACCACTAAAAATACATATGCCTTTGGCGAATTTGTACATGTGGTGATTAAAAAAGAAAAAGATTTTAAAAAGGAAACTTTGGAGAAATTTTTACAAGAAAAAAGATTTAACAAAATTGAAATCAACAAAATAGAAGCTACCATAGAAGATAGTTTTATTTTATTGCTTTCTAACAATGGAGAATTGAAAGTTGAAAATTGA
- a CDS encoding HlyD family secretion protein: protein MKKYILPLLVLTIFSCKRADQDYDASGTFEADEIIVTAEATGKILELNLNEGDALKANQNIGLIDGKGVELQKEQVLASINAIEQKTNDAAPQIAVLQSQLATQNSQITVLQEQLNNAVRERNRTANLVKSDAATRKQLDDLNGNVVVIQKQIASAKSQSEILKQQISSTLEQVKIQNRAILSEKNPTEKKVLQIDEQLKHNVISSPIKGIVLTKYMNKGEFATIGKPIYKMANLDEMTLRAYITGDQLAKVKVGQNVKILVDAGNGETKEMNGKIYWISQKSEFTPKTIQTKDERANLVYATKIHVKNDGFLKIGMYGEVKL from the coding sequence ATGAAAAAATATATTCTTCCTCTCCTAGTTTTGACCATTTTCTCTTGCAAAAGAGCAGACCAAGATTATGATGCTTCTGGAACTTTCGAAGCAGATGAAATCATCGTTACGGCGGAAGCTACAGGAAAAATCCTTGAACTCAATCTCAATGAAGGAGATGCATTAAAAGCCAATCAAAACATAGGTTTAATCGACGGAAAAGGCGTAGAATTACAAAAAGAACAAGTTTTGGCTTCTATCAATGCCATCGAACAAAAAACCAATGATGCAGCACCTCAAATTGCAGTTCTGCAATCTCAGTTAGCTACACAAAATTCTCAAATTACTGTGCTTCAAGAGCAATTAAACAATGCAGTGAGAGAAAGAAACAGAACCGCCAATCTCGTAAAATCAGATGCTGCAACGCGCAAGCAATTAGATGATTTAAACGGAAATGTTGTGGTAATTCAAAAACAAATTGCATCGGCAAAATCACAATCAGAAATTTTGAAACAACAGATTTCTTCTACTCTAGAACAAGTGAAAATCCAGAATAGAGCTATTTTAAGTGAAAAAAATCCTACCGAGAAGAAAGTTTTGCAAATAGATGAACAATTGAAACATAATGTTATTTCTTCGCCCATTAAAGGAATTGTACTTACAAAATACATGAATAAAGGCGAGTTTGCCACCATCGGAAAACCAATTTATAAAATGGCAAATTTAGATGAAATGACTCTCAGAGCTTACATTACAGGAGACCAATTGGCAAAAGTAAAAGTTGGTCAAAATGTAAAAATTTTGGTTGACGCAGGAAATGGCGAAACCAAAGAAATGAACGGAAAAATCTACTGGATTTCACAAAAATCTGAATTCACTCCCAAAACTATTCAAACCAAAGACGAAAGAGCCAATCTAGTATACGCTACCAAAATACATGTTAAAAATGATGGCTTTCTAAAAATTGGAATGTACGGAGAAGTGAAACTTTAA
- a CDS encoding TolC family protein — protein MEKLKYIFLLFIGLINAQETITLEQCYQWSRENYPLIKKQELIKKAEQFTTENALKGWLPQVNITAQATYQNDVTQFPVKLPNVNVEPLSKDQYKVFADVSQTIYDGGNIRNQKNLAKIQSEVQTIQTEVELDKLKERINQLYFGILQTNKQWTQLQFTKLDIKEGIKKAEAQLKNGVIFRSNLDVLKAELVKIEQKEIELQAIKQNFVQMLSYFIKKNIDENTQLETPEKILLTNNNNRSELKLFDSQKQLLETQRKIINTKNTPKLGAFFQGGYGKPGFNMLKNEFDIFYIGGIRLNIPISGFYTQKNDLALLENQSQEIEIQRENFLFNQNFIEIQQRNDLEKIQNLIDKDNELIELRKNIKTASLAQLENGVINTNDYLREVTAEEQAILTKITHEIQYLLTQYNLKAQLNN, from the coding sequence ATGGAAAAACTTAAATACATTTTCCTCTTATTCATAGGGCTCATCAATGCCCAAGAAACCATTACCCTTGAACAATGTTACCAATGGTCACGAGAAAATTATCCTTTAATCAAAAAGCAAGAATTGATTAAAAAAGCAGAGCAATTCACCACAGAAAATGCACTGAAAGGCTGGCTTCCTCAAGTAAACATTACTGCGCAAGCTACTTACCAAAATGATGTTACTCAATTTCCCGTGAAATTACCAAACGTGAATGTAGAACCACTCAGTAAAGACCAATACAAAGTTTTTGCAGACGTTTCTCAAACCATTTACGATGGCGGAAACATTAGAAATCAGAAAAATTTAGCAAAAATCCAGTCCGAAGTTCAAACCATACAAACTGAAGTGGAATTAGACAAACTGAAAGAGCGAATTAATCAACTCTATTTTGGGATTCTTCAAACCAATAAACAATGGACTCAACTACAATTCACAAAACTTGATATCAAAGAAGGCATCAAAAAAGCAGAAGCTCAATTGAAAAATGGGGTTATTTTCAGAAGTAATCTAGATGTTTTAAAAGCAGAATTGGTAAAAATTGAACAAAAAGAAATTGAACTCCAAGCCATAAAGCAAAATTTCGTGCAAATGCTTTCTTACTTCATCAAGAAAAATATCGACGAAAACACTCAGCTTGAAACTCCTGAAAAAATTCTATTAACGAATAATAATAATCGCTCAGAACTAAAACTTTTTGATTCACAGAAACAACTTCTAGAAACGCAAAGAAAAATCATCAATACTAAAAACACTCCAAAATTAGGAGCATTTTTCCAAGGTGGATACGGAAAACCGGGCTTCAATATGCTGAAAAATGAGTTTGACATTTTCTATATTGGCGGAATTAGACTTAATATCCCAATTTCTGGATTTTACACTCAGAAAAACGATTTGGCTTTGTTAGAAAATCAGTCACAAGAAATAGAAATCCAAAGAGAAAACTTCTTGTTTAACCAAAATTTTATTGAAATCCAACAAAGAAATGACCTTGAAAAGATTCAAAATTTAATTGACAAAGACAATGAACTGATTGAACTAAGAAAAAACATCAAAACAGCTAGTCTTGCCCAATTAGAAAATGGCGTTATCAATACTAATGATTATCTGCGAGAAGTAACCGCCGAAGAACAAGCAATTCTCACAAAAATTACCCACGAAATTCAATATTTATTGACCCAATATAATTTGAAAGCTCAACTAAATAATTGA
- a CDS encoding TetR/AcrR family transcriptional regulator, translating to MKSEKQMNEQEQSTEEKILEAASEVFTEKGFAGTRTRDIAEKAGINLALLNYYFRSKEKLFEQVMKIKVVLLFGKIFPILSNEKTSLEEKIDLASEKYFEILSKNPNLPLFVISEIQKKNSNISKIIPINKIFENSIIIKQIKEKRPEINPLHYSVNFLAMTIFPFVAKPVFNAFELTNEEEYHQFISERRKLVPIWIKQLLEIKTENL from the coding sequence ATGAAAAGTGAAAAACAGATGAATGAACAAGAACAATCTACCGAAGAAAAAATTCTAGAAGCAGCTTCAGAAGTTTTTACAGAAAAGGGATTTGCAGGAACCAGAACCAGAGATATTGCCGAAAAAGCAGGAATAAATCTGGCGCTACTTAATTACTATTTCCGAAGTAAAGAAAAACTTTTTGAACAAGTGATGAAGATAAAAGTAGTGCTACTCTTCGGGAAGATTTTCCCTATTTTAAGCAACGAGAAAACATCTTTAGAAGAAAAAATAGACTTAGCTTCAGAAAAATATTTCGAAATTTTGTCTAAAAATCCTAATCTTCCTCTTTTTGTAATCAGTGAAATTCAGAAAAAAAATTCTAACATTTCTAAGATTATTCCTATCAATAAAATTTTTGAAAACTCTATCATCATCAAACAAATCAAAGAAAAAAGACCAGAAATCAATCCATTGCATTATTCAGTCAATTTCTTAGCGATGACCATTTTTCCTTTCGTAGCAAAACCTGTTTTTAATGCTTTTGAACTGACTAATGAAGAAGAATACCACCAATTCATTAGCGAAAGAAGAAAACTAGTTCCAATTTGGATAAAACAACTTTTAGAAATAAAAACTGAAAATCTTTAA
- a CDS encoding NADH-quinone oxidoreductase subunit N, protein MSVLVVLFLTAVLALFSGVYNQGKFARYIGILGLLVALCVSFSPELAFFNQYKSMFDFNENAALFTKISLVVTLLIFFLGGFAFNNHRSHQSELYSLMLFSLIGAVILFSFTNLVTLFLGIEILSIPLYVMAGSNKTDLRSNEASIKYFLMGAFATGFLLFGIALIYGSTGSFDVHVINTFSVANPKDLMFVMGIMLMLVAMAFKVSLAPFHMWSPDVYQGAPSLITAFMASVVKIAAFFAFFKVMNLAFAGSIKEWINILGVLVIITLLLANAMGLAQTNAKRMLAYSSVSHAGYLGLIFFGANSLSVYNLAFYLFAYSLATVGVFMTLIWVEKLKRETSFEAFKGLAKSEPLLAVVTAVSLLSMAGIPLTAGFVAKFNIFAQAMNGAAFLVLIAVIGSALSIAYYLNLIISMFFHTETTFKSSEKVSITYNIIAVFIIVAILAIGIYPDLFKVQFGL, encoded by the coding sequence ATGAGTGTTTTAGTAGTTTTATTCCTTACGGCAGTATTAGCATTATTTTCTGGAGTTTATAATCAAGGAAAATTTGCAAGATATATCGGAATTTTGGGACTTTTGGTTGCACTTTGTGTAAGCTTCTCTCCTGAGTTAGCATTTTTTAATCAATACAAATCTATGTTTGATTTTAATGAAAATGCGGCTTTATTTACCAAAATTTCTTTAGTGGTTACATTGTTAATTTTCTTCTTAGGAGGTTTTGCATTTAACAATCACCGTAGTCACCAATCAGAATTATATTCGTTAATGTTATTTTCATTAATCGGAGCAGTAATTCTTTTCAGTTTTACAAATTTAGTTACACTATTCTTAGGAATCGAAATCTTATCTATTCCGCTATATGTAATGGCTGGAAGCAACAAGACTGATTTACGCTCAAACGAAGCTTCAATTAAGTATTTCTTAATGGGAGCATTTGCTACAGGATTCCTTCTTTTTGGAATTGCATTAATTTATGGAAGCACAGGTAGTTTTGATGTTCATGTAATCAATACTTTCAGCGTAGCAAATCCTAAAGATTTAATGTTTGTAATGGGAATCATGTTAATGTTGGTAGCAATGGCATTTAAGGTTTCTCTAGCTCCTTTCCACATGTGGAGTCCAGATGTTTACCAAGGTGCTCCATCATTAATTACAGCATTCATGGCTTCTGTAGTAAAAATTGCTGCATTCTTTGCCTTCTTCAAGGTTATGAATCTTGCTTTTGCAGGAAGCATTAAAGAATGGATTAACATTCTAGGCGTCTTAGTCATCATCACGCTTTTATTAGCCAATGCAATGGGATTAGCGCAAACCAATGCTAAGAGAATGCTTGCTTATTCTTCTGTTTCTCATGCAGGTTATTTAGGTTTAATTTTCTTCGGAGCAAACAGCTTATCTGTATATAATTTAGCATTTTACTTATTCGCATATTCATTAGCTACAGTTGGAGTATTTATGACTTTAATTTGGGTAGAAAAACTAAAAAGAGAAACCTCATTCGAAGCCTTCAAAGGTTTGGCAAAATCAGAACCTTTATTAGCAGTTGTAACAGCAGTTTCATTATTATCAATGGCAGGAATTCCATTAACAGCAGGATTTGTAGCGAAATTTAATATTTTTGCTCAAGCGATGAACGGAGCTGCTTTCCTAGTTTTGATTGCTGTAATTGGTTCTGCACTAAGTATCGCTTATTATTTAAATCTGATTATATCTATGTTTTTCCATACAGAAACTACATTTAAAAGTTCAGAAAAAGTAAGCATTACGTATAATATTATTGCAGTTTTCATCATTGTAGCAATTCTTGCAATTGGTATTTATCCAGACCTTTTCAAAGTACAATTTGGACTTTAA
- a CDS encoding complex I subunit 4 family protein, giving the protein MLEALLLLPLIGSGLVFAFRNSNSKYLAVGIAFVQMFLTFYMLSQFNNVPTVDSPLQFEIIKPWSSYIKSTLHFGVDGMSMLLLLLTNILVPLIILSSFNENKKYNNNFYALILLMQFGLVGVFTALDGLLFYVFWEVTLIPIWFIAGLWGDEEKRIKVTTKFFVYTFVGSLFMFIGLIYVYNHAASFELTDLYNANLNEVQQVVVFWLIFLAFAVKLPIFPLHNWQPDTYTFSPTQGTMLLSGIMLKMAIYGVLRYLLPIAPTALLGTSGQVVMILSILGVVYGALIAIVHHDIKKIIAYSSLSHVGLMVAGIFASAILTAQGNFTFEGAQGALVQTFAHGINVVGLFYCADILIKQFKTRDIRQMGGYAKAAPKFATLFMILLLGSMGVPLTNGFIGEFILLKSIFDYDKVVVVFAGLTIILAAVYLLRMYGKAMFGTGDERVVSTLKDISNVEFVVLASLAVVVIVLGVFPSGVLEMVNSSLKFIYSSIKG; this is encoded by the coding sequence ATGTTAGAAGCACTGTTACTTTTACCTTTAATTGGTTCAGGATTGGTTTTTGCGTTTAGAAACTCTAATAGCAAATATTTAGCAGTAGGAATTGCTTTCGTGCAGATGTTTTTAACATTCTACATGCTATCACAATTTAATAATGTACCTACGGTAGACTCTCCATTACAATTTGAGATTATCAAACCGTGGTCATCCTATATTAAAAGCACATTACACTTCGGTGTAGACGGAATGAGTATGCTTTTGTTATTATTAACAAACATTTTAGTTCCATTAATTATTCTTTCTTCTTTCAATGAAAACAAGAAATACAATAATAATTTCTACGCGTTAATCCTATTAATGCAGTTTGGTTTAGTAGGTGTTTTCACTGCTCTAGACGGATTATTATTCTACGTTTTCTGGGAAGTAACGCTTATCCCAATTTGGTTCATCGCAGGACTTTGGGGAGACGAAGAAAAAAGAATTAAAGTTACCACCAAGTTTTTCGTATATACTTTTGTAGGTTCATTATTTATGTTCATTGGTTTAATTTATGTATACAACCATGCTGCATCTTTTGAACTCACAGATTTATACAACGCTAACTTAAACGAAGTACAACAAGTAGTGGTTTTCTGGTTAATTTTCTTAGCTTTTGCTGTAAAATTACCGATTTTCCCACTTCACAATTGGCAACCAGACACTTACACCTTCTCTCCTACTCAAGGAACGATGTTGCTTTCTGGTATCATGCTTAAAATGGCTATTTATGGTGTTTTAAGATATTTATTACCAATTGCGCCAACTGCTTTACTCGGAACTTCTGGACAAGTCGTGATGATTCTTTCTATTCTAGGAGTGGTTTACGGAGCGCTTATTGCAATTGTACACCATGATATTAAGAAAATTATCGCTTACTCATCGCTTTCACACGTAGGATTAATGGTGGCAGGTATTTTTGCTTCTGCTATTCTTACCGCTCAAGGAAATTTCACTTTCGAAGGAGCACAAGGAGCTTTGGTTCAAACTTTTGCACACGGTATTAATGTAGTAGGTTTGTTCTACTGTGCTGATATTTTAATCAAACAATTCAAAACAAGAGACATCAGACAAATGGGAGGTTACGCTAAAGCGGCTCCTAAATTTGCGACGCTTTTCATGATTTTATTACTTGGTTCTATGGGAGTTCCATTAACGAATGGATTCATCGGCGAATTTATTTTATTAAAATCTATTTTTGATTATGATAAAGTGGTAGTCGTTTTTGCAGGTCTTACTATTATTCTAGCCGCAGTTTATCTACTAAGAATGTATGGAAAAGCCATGTTTGGAACCGGTGACGAAAGAGTGGTAAGTACCTTAAAAGACATTTCTAATGTAGAATTTGTAGTATTGGCAAGTTTAGCTGTTGTGGTAATCGTATTAGGAGTTTTCCCAAGCGGTGTTTTAGAAATGGTGAATAGTTCGTTGAAGTTTATCTACTCTTCTATTAAGGGTTAA
- the nuoL gene encoding NADH-quinone oxidoreductase subunit L, translating into MENLVYAIVLLPLIGFVINGLFGKRLPKALVGGLATLVVFAAFLISVSIFIGFPANGTPVIVKAFEWFTIGGIQVNFGFQIDQLSLMMMMIVTGIGSLIHLYSIGYMSHDKGFYKFFTYLNLFIFSMLLLVMGSNYLILFIGWEGVGLCSYLLIGFWYENTEYGKAARKAFIMNRIGDLGLLIGIFLIASQTNALDYLSVAQNASKFEFDGVVIMFITLSLFIGAMGKSAQIPLFTWLPDAMAGPTPVSALIHAATMVTAGIYLVVRSNFLYHLSPSTLDFILVIGLATSLIAAFIGLRQNDIKKVLAYSTVSQLGLMFIALGVEAYTSAMFHLMTHAFFKALLFLGAGSVIHAMSGEQDMRFMGGLKSKIPVTYWTFLIGTLAIAGIPPLSGMISKDEILVALWAKSPIIWGLTLFSAALTGIYMFRLLFLTFFGNFRGTEEQKHHLHESPISMTLPLVVLAVLSVVGGFINLPHFIGHGEYQNLAHWLEPLYVYGAKHAEVPFNIEMILLAITLVMVAAVFFIVRNIYVTKNKMAQPEENYKGWERLSAKKLLIDELYNATVVKPVEGLGKGTRMFDKLMDRFFNFVGFGAVDSGRAFKKFQNGNVENYVLIMSLAIGLILIVNFLLQ; encoded by the coding sequence ATGGAAAATTTAGTATACGCAATCGTTTTACTTCCTTTAATTGGATTTGTAATCAACGGATTATTCGGAAAGCGCTTACCAAAAGCTTTAGTTGGCGGATTAGCTACTTTAGTAGTATTCGCGGCTTTTCTAATTTCTGTAAGTATTTTTATAGGTTTTCCTGCAAACGGAACACCAGTTATTGTAAAAGCATTTGAATGGTTCACCATTGGTGGAATTCAGGTGAATTTCGGGTTCCAAATAGACCAATTATCATTAATGATGATGATGATTGTTACGGGAATTGGTTCTTTAATTCACTTGTACTCTATTGGTTATATGAGCCATGACAAAGGTTTCTACAAGTTTTTTACTTATCTGAATTTATTTATTTTCTCCATGCTTCTTTTGGTAATGGGAAGCAATTACCTTATTCTTTTCATCGGTTGGGAAGGTGTAGGTCTTTGTTCTTACTTACTGATTGGTTTCTGGTACGAAAATACAGAATATGGTAAAGCTGCTAGAAAAGCTTTCATTATGAACAGAATTGGTGACCTTGGTTTATTGATTGGTATTTTCCTAATCGCTTCACAAACCAATGCACTAGATTATCTTTCTGTAGCACAAAACGCTTCAAAATTTGAATTTGACGGAGTAGTGATTATGTTTATCACGCTAAGTTTATTCATTGGAGCTATGGGTAAATCTGCACAGATTCCTTTATTTACTTGGCTACCAGATGCGATGGCTGGTCCTACCCCAGTTTCTGCGTTAATTCACGCGGCTACCATGGTTACGGCTGGTATTTATTTAGTAGTACGTTCTAATTTCTTATATCATCTTTCACCGAGTACTTTAGACTTTATTCTTGTAATAGGTCTTGCAACTTCATTAATTGCAGCATTCATCGGTTTAAGACAAAATGATATCAAAAAAGTGTTAGCTTACTCTACTGTTTCTCAGTTAGGTCTTATGTTTATAGCACTAGGTGTAGAAGCTTATACTTCTGCTATGTTCCACTTAATGACGCACGCTTTCTTCAAAGCATTGTTATTCTTAGGTGCTGGTTCAGTAATTCACGCCATGAGTGGAGAACAAGATATGAGATTTATGGGAGGCTTAAAATCTAAAATTCCTGTAACCTATTGGACGTTCTTAATCGGAACACTTGCAATCGCTGGAATTCCGCCATTGTCTGGTATGATTTCTAAAGACGAAATTTTAGTGGCACTTTGGGCAAAATCTCCAATAATTTGGGGCTTAACATTGTTCAGTGCTGCATTAACTGGAATTTACATGTTTAGATTGTTATTCTTAACCTTCTTTGGAAATTTCAGAGGAACAGAAGAACAAAAACATCATTTACACGAAAGTCCTATCTCTATGACTTTACCATTAGTAGTATTAGCTGTATTATCAGTGGTAGGAGGTTTCATTAATTTACCTCATTTTATAGGTCATGGTGAATACCAAAATTTAGCACATTGGCTAGAACCACTTTACGTATATGGAGCTAAACATGCAGAAGTTCCATTTAATATTGAAATGATTCTTTTGGCGATTACCTTAGTAATGGTAGCAGCGGTATTCTTCATCGTAAGAAACATTTATGTTACTAAAAACAAAATGGCTCAACCAGAAGAAAATTATAAAGGCTGGGAAAGACTTTCAGCTAAAAAATTATTAATAGACGAACTTTATAATGCTACGGTTGTGAAACCTGTAGAAGGTCTTGGAAAAGGCACCAGAATGTTTGATAAACTGATGGATAGATTCTTCAATTTTGTAGGTTTCGGAGCAGTAGATTCTGGAAGAGCGTTTAAAAAATTCCAAAACGGTAATGTAGAAAATTATGTTCTCATTATGTCTTTGGCAATCGGTTTAATTTTAATTGTTAACTTTTTATTACAATAG
- the nuoK gene encoding NADH-quinone oxidoreductase subunit NuoK, which translates to MEVNSFLQNIPLNWYIILSTTLFCLGVLGVLVRKNAIIILGCVELMLNSVNLLLAAFSAYKGDGHGQILVFFIMVVAAAEVAVGLAIITMMYRNTRNVDVSIFNKLKG; encoded by the coding sequence ATGGAAGTCAATTCATTTTTACAAAACATACCGCTCAATTGGTACATCATTTTAAGTACTACATTGTTTTGTTTAGGAGTTTTAGGAGTTCTCGTTCGTAAAAATGCCATCATCATTTTAGGATGTGTAGAATTAATGCTTAATTCTGTAAATCTACTTTTGGCTGCATTTTCTGCTTATAAAGGAGATGGACACGGACAAATTTTGGTATTCTTTATCATGGTAGTGGCTGCTGCAGAAGTTGCGGTAGGTCTAGCGATTATCACTATGATGTATAGAAATACCAGAAATGTAGATGTAAGTATTTTTAACAAATTAAAAGGATAA
- a CDS encoding NuoI/complex I 23 kDa subunit family protein → MKLTNRSKVASNKKMTFAEKIYLPAIIKGMGITGKHAIMTLTGKLPTVSYPEEQREFSKIYRGLHVLKRDDEGRERCTACGLCAVACPAEAITMTAGERTKEQKHLYREEKYAEVYEINMLRCIFCGLCEEACPKSAIYLTDRIVKPEQNRGSFIYGKDLLVESMENRIDISERQTESQKKALK, encoded by the coding sequence ATGAAACTAACCAATAGATCAAAGGTAGCTTCTAACAAAAAGATGACTTTTGCAGAGAAAATTTATCTCCCTGCAATCATCAAAGGAATGGGAATTACCGGAAAACATGCGATAATGACTCTTACTGGGAAACTACCTACGGTAAGCTATCCTGAAGAGCAAAGAGAATTTTCTAAAATTTATCGTGGATTACACGTTCTGAAGCGTGATGATGAAGGCAGAGAAAGATGTACGGCTTGTGGATTATGTGCGGTAGCTTGTCCAGCTGAAGCCATTACCATGACTGCGGGAGAACGTACCAAAGAGCAAAAACATCTTTACAGAGAAGAAAAATATGCCGAAGTATATGAAATCAATATGCTAAGATGTATCTTCTGTGGATTATGCGAAGAAGCTTGTCCTAAATCTGCAATTTATCTTACCGATAGAATTGTAAAACCAGAACAAAACAGAGGCTCATTTATCTACGGCAAAGATCTTTTGGTAGAAAGCATGGAAAATAGAATAGATATTTCTGAAAGACAAACAGAATCACAAAAAAAAGCTCTTAAATAA